A genomic stretch from Candidatus Aegiribacteria sp. includes:
- a CDS encoding TrkA family potassium uptake protein has protein sequence MKSQKFAVIGLGSFGFSLATKLEDLGAEVLAIDRSERIVQEISNSVSAAVSFDCTDENMLEAHGLASMDLVIVAIGEDFGSNVLVTKILKDMDLKVHSRATSNREARILKAVGADFIYTPEQTQGVTEARRLTLQGVESYLPLSGGIVFAHVEVKEAMVGRMLRDLDIRKIFGLNIAYIGRMTEDGRKYRIPRPDDVFRADDHIFIMGTQEDIKRYLQS, from the coding sequence TTGAAGTCACAGAAATTTGCAGTAATCGGCCTGGGCTCTTTCGGGTTCAGCCTTGCGACGAAACTTGAAGATCTCGGAGCCGAGGTGCTGGCTATCGATAGAAGTGAACGGATTGTACAGGAAATCAGCAATTCCGTGTCCGCAGCGGTGTCATTCGACTGCACCGATGAGAATATGCTCGAAGCACATGGTCTTGCCAGTATGGATCTTGTAATAGTAGCGATAGGTGAAGATTTCGGCTCAAACGTTCTGGTCACAAAAATTCTCAAGGACATGGATCTTAAAGTTCACAGCAGAGCAACAAGCAACCGCGAAGCGCGCATACTGAAAGCTGTCGGAGCTGATTTCATTTACACGCCGGAGCAGACGCAGGGAGTTACGGAAGCAAGGCGCCTCACACTTCAGGGTGTCGAATCGTACCTTCCCCTTTCAGGAGGAATTGTGTTCGCTCATGTAGAAGTTAAGGAAGCCATGGTTGGCAGAATGCTCCGGGATCTGGACATTCGAAAGATCTTCGGTCTGAATATTGCTTATATAGGTCGTATGACTGAAGATGGAAGGAAATACAGAATTCCAAGACCGGACGATGTTTTCAGGGCAGATGACCATATTTTCATTATGGGAACACAGGAAGACATAAAAAGATATCTTCAGAGCTGA